In the Nothobranchius furzeri strain GRZ-AD chromosome 15, NfurGRZ-RIMD1, whole genome shotgun sequence genome, one interval contains:
- the wnt5a gene encoding protein Wnt-5a: protein MNLGLSYVSQPVSWLFGSLLDSRNCVYVLTLVALLMQVVAEANSWWSLAMNPILIPEAYIIGAQPLCSTLPGLSPGQKKLCQLYQDHMQFIGEGAKMGIRECQYQFRHRRWNCSTVDNSSVFGRVIQIGSRETAFTYAISAAGVVNAVSRACKEGELSTCGCSRARRPAELPRDWLWGGCGDNLEYGYRFSREFVDAREREQTVLKGSHEHLLQQMNIHNNEAGRRIVSDLADVQCKCHGVSGSCSMKTCWLQLADFRKVGDALKEKYDSAAAMKLNTRGKLVQMHSKFNPPTSHDLVYVEPSPDYCLKNQSTGSLGTVGRLCNKTSEGMDGCELMCCGRGYDQYKAQIVERCHCKFHWCCYVKCKRCTKIVDQFVCK, encoded by the exons ATGAACCTGGGACTCTCCTATGTTAGTCAGCCTGTTAGCTGGCTGTTTGGCAGCTTGCTGGACTCCAGAAACTGTGTGTATGTCCTCACACTCGTCGCACTCCTCATGCAGGTGGTGGCGGAGGCCAACTCCTGGTG GTCTTTAGCCATGAACCCAATTCTGATCCCCGAGGCCTACATTATCGGTGCCCAGCCTCTATGCAGCACGCTGCCGGGCCTTTCTCCTGGCCAAAAGAAGTTGTGTCAGCTCTACCAGGACCACATGCAGTTCATCGGCGAAGGTGCCAAGATGGGGATCAGAGAGTGCCAGTATCAGTTCAGACATCGACGCTGGAACTGCAGCACTGTGGACAATTCTTCTGTCTTTGGTCGTGTCATACAAATAG GCAGTCGAGAAACAGCGTTCACCTACGCCATCAGTGCAGCAGGGGTGGTGAACGCGGTGAGTCGCGCCTGCAAAGAAGGCGAGCTCTCTACCTGTGGATGCAGCCGTGCCCGGCGCCCCGCAGAACTTCCCAGAGATTGGCTGTGGGGAGGCTGTGGAGATAACCTGGAATATGGCTACAGGTTCTCCAGGGAGTTTGTGGATGCACGAGAGAGGGAGCAGACCGTTTTGAAAGGCTCACACGAGCACTTGCTGCAGCAGATGAATATTCACAACAACGAAGCAGGAAGGAGG ATTGTGTCTGACCTTGCCGATGTGCAATGCAAGTGCCACGGCGTGTCCGGCTCTTGCAGCATGAAGACCTGCTGGCTGCAGCTGGCTGACTTTCGCAAGGTGGGTGATGCGCTGAAGGAGAAGTATGACAGCGCTGCAGCCATGAAGCTCAACACTCGTGGGAAACTGGTGCAGATGCACAGCAAGTTCAACCCTCCCACGAGTCACGATTTGGTGTACGTTGAACCCAGTCCAGACTACTGCTTGAAAAACCAAAGCACAGGCTCCTTGGGCACGGTGGGGCGTCTTTGCAACAAGACATCGGAGGGCATGGATGGGTGTGAGCTGATGTGCTGTGGCAGAGGTTATGACCAGTACAAGGCCCAGATAGTGGAACGCTGCCACTGCAAGTTCCACTGGTGCTGCTACGTCAAGTGCAAGCGCTGCACCAAAATCGTAGATCAATTCGTCTGCAAGTGA